The following are from one region of the Magnetococcales bacterium genome:
- a CDS encoding chemotaxis protein CheV, giving the protein MKDDVLDDVNRRARLAFNNEMEMLTFYLTDGQLYGLNVFKIIEILECPKQVTVISGSKPAVKGTIDFRGQAITLIDLGQAMGLTPIAYRTTLSYVMVLEYSTSVQGFLVERPNMLINKKWDEIHSPKGHIYDRSYLTAVTYHEGKTIQILDVEKLLGDLIGIEDRISDTLLDQARQVVRKEHHILAVDDSKAARGLIASALTQMGLAHTVVEDGAAALELLNGYLERGEKPPFTLIFSDIEMPNMDGFTFTRRVKEIPALAHIHIAIHSSLSNRSNEEKARQMGADAFISKFQPDKMAAVVLDQIAKVDAAQKG; this is encoded by the coding sequence ATGAAGGATGATGTGCTGGATGATGTGAACCGCCGGGCGCGGCTGGCCTTCAACAACGAGATGGAGATGTTGACCTTCTATCTCACCGATGGCCAGTTGTACGGGCTGAATGTCTTCAAGATCATCGAAATTCTGGAGTGCCCCAAGCAGGTTACGGTGATCTCCGGTTCCAAGCCGGCGGTCAAGGGGACCATCGATTTTCGCGGGCAGGCCATCACGCTCATCGATCTGGGGCAGGCCATGGGTTTGACGCCCATCGCCTATCGCACCACCCTCTCCTATGTCATGGTGCTGGAGTATTCCACCTCGGTGCAGGGGTTCCTGGTCGAGCGGCCCAACATGTTGATCAACAAGAAGTGGGACGAGATCCACAGTCCCAAGGGCCACATCTATGATCGCAGCTATCTGACTGCCGTGACCTATCACGAGGGCAAGACCATTCAGATTCTGGACGTGGAAAAACTGCTGGGGGATCTGATCGGTATCGAGGACCGCATTTCCGATACCCTCTTGGATCAGGCCCGGCAGGTGGTGCGCAAGGAGCATCACATTCTGGCGGTGGACGATTCCAAAGCCGCACGGGGGTTGATCGCCTCCGCCCTGACCCAGATGGGTTTGGCTCATACCGTGGTGGAGGATGGCGCTGCAGCTCTGGAGTTGCTCAACGGCTATCTGGAGCGGGGAGAAAAGCCTCCCTTCACCCTGATATTTTCCGATATCGAGATGCCCAACATGGATGGTTTCACCTTCACCCGGCGGGTGAAGGAGATTCCGGCGCTGGCCCATATTCATATCGCCATCCACAGTTCCCTGTCGAACCGGTCTAACGAGGAGAAGGCCCGGCAGATGGGGGCGGATGCCTTCATCTCCAAATTCCAGCCGGACAAGATGGCGGCTGTGGTTTTGGACCAGATCGCCAAGGTGGATGCGGCGCAGAAGGGCTAA